The Flavobacterium sp. HJ-32-4 genome contains a region encoding:
- a CDS encoding 2'-5' RNA ligase family protein: MMTSLYSVAFYPSEECQQAIREMQETLKEAIGWYPGAGADGQLTVNVFTADATQLENIMSYLEAFARKTKPEPVSVRSGGTHAQTLFLTPDDASATRLKEMMALLNKSFPVRAHKTYDPHISIARQLTADRLSQARRLLSSEVKMDFECDRITLRKFDPYRQQYRRVKDFVFSSSPNGARQLSFFE, translated from the coding sequence ATGATGACAAGTTTATATTCAGTGGCTTTTTATCCTTCAGAGGAATGCCAGCAGGCCATAAGGGAGATGCAGGAAACACTAAAGGAGGCCATCGGATGGTATCCGGGTGCGGGAGCGGATGGACAGCTTACGGTGAATGTATTTACCGCTGATGCTACCCAGTTAGAGAATATCATGTCGTATTTGGAAGCCTTTGCCCGTAAGACGAAGCCTGAACCGGTATCGGTTCGTTCCGGTGGCACCCATGCACAGACCTTGTTTCTGACGCCTGACGATGCATCCGCTACGCGCTTGAAAGAAATGATGGCACTTCTTAATAAGTCTTTTCCCGTGCGCGCACACAAAACATATGACCCCCACATTTCCATCGCGCGCCAGCTCACGGCCGACCGCCTCTCGCAGGCACGAAGACTGCTGTCGTCGGAAGTAAAGATGGATTTCGAATGCGACAGGATCACACTTCGTAAATTCGATCCGTATCGCCAGCAATACCGAAGGGTGAAAGATTTCGTATTTTCATCGTCCCCGAACGGAGCAAGGCAGTTGTCTTTTTTCGAGTAA
- a CDS encoding helix-turn-helix domain-containing protein encodes MSIFSDNLRHLRLGRSFSQQKLANDLIITRERLAKYEEGRSEPPFEILRRIALFFNVSIDLLLSVDIRKVEIDRLLKTADNRILLPITVDASGNDTIEIIPYKARAGYTTGYADPEFIENLQRISLPFLTNGKFRAFPVEGDSMPPHREGSFIIGKYVENLGDVRDGKTYIVLTRNDGIVYKRLNRNGKNSLMLHSDNAVYRPYEIKASEILEIWEFACSLSTKEAEPEDLSNENIRDILQELRKDIRRLKEN; translated from the coding sequence ATGTCCATTTTTTCCGACAATCTCCGCCACCTGCGACTGGGTCGTTCTTTCTCCCAACAGAAACTCGCCAACGACCTCATCATCACCCGCGAACGCCTTGCCAAGTATGAGGAAGGCCGATCGGAGCCTCCGTTTGAAATCCTTCGTCGCATCGCGCTTTTCTTTAATGTCAGCATCGATCTGCTGTTGTCGGTCGATATCCGGAAAGTGGAGATTGACCGATTATTGAAAACGGCGGATAATCGCATCCTCCTGCCGATTACAGTCGATGCCAGCGGTAATGATACGATTGAGATCATTCCGTATAAGGCGCGGGCGGGCTACACGACAGGATACGCTGATCCGGAGTTCATCGAAAACCTGCAGCGCATTTCCCTGCCGTTCCTAACGAATGGCAAATTCCGGGCATTTCCTGTGGAAGGTGATTCGATGCCGCCGCATCGCGAGGGGTCTTTCATCATCGGAAAATATGTCGAGAACCTCGGTGACGTGCGCGACGGTAAGACCTATATCGTCCTGACGCGCAACGACGGCATCGTTTACAAACGACTGAATCGCAACGGCAAGAACAGCCTTATGCTGCATTCGGACAATGCGGTTTACCGTCCGTATGAGATAAAAGCATCCGAGATACTTGAGATTTGGGAATTCGCCTGCAGTCTTTCGACTAAAGAAGCCGAACCTGAGGACCTTTCCAACGAAAACATCCGCGATATCCTACAGGAGCTCCGGAAAGACATCCGTAGACTGAAAGAGAATTAA
- the queA gene encoding tRNA preQ1(34) S-adenosylmethionine ribosyltransferase-isomerase QueA, which translates to MKLSNFNFNLPKELLAEYPVENRDESRLMVIDRKTKTIEHKMFKDLIDYFDEGDVFILNNTKVFPARLYGNKEKTGARIEVFLLRELNAEQRLWDVLVDPARKIRIGNKLYFGDDDSLVAEVIDNTTSRGRTLRFLYDGSYDEFRNKLTELGETPIPKYINREVVPEDAERYQTIYAKEEGAVAAPTAGLHFSKHLLKRMEIKGVNFAEITLHVGLGTFNPVEVEDLSKHKMDSEELRITQEACDIVNKAKDEKKKVCAVGTTTMRAIESSVSSSRNLNPYEGWTNKFIFPPYDFSIADCMITNFHTPKSTLLMMISAFMGHDLMKKAYEEAIKEGYRFYSYGDAMLIL; encoded by the coding sequence ATGAAATTATCCAACTTCAATTTCAACCTTCCGAAAGAACTACTTGCCGAATACCCCGTTGAAAACCGCGATGAGTCGCGCCTAATGGTCATCGACCGCAAGACGAAGACAATCGAACATAAGATGTTTAAAGACCTGATCGATTACTTCGATGAAGGCGACGTTTTCATCCTCAACAATACAAAAGTCTTCCCGGCCCGTCTCTACGGAAACAAAGAGAAAACCGGCGCCCGTATCGAGGTGTTCCTCCTTCGGGAACTGAATGCGGAACAACGCCTTTGGGATGTATTGGTCGATCCGGCACGTAAAATCCGTATTGGCAATAAGTTGTATTTTGGAGATGACGATTCGCTTGTGGCGGAAGTAATCGATAATACGACTTCCCGTGGGCGAACGCTGCGGTTCCTGTATGACGGTTCGTATGATGAGTTCCGCAATAAGTTGACAGAGTTGGGTGAAACGCCAATCCCAAAGTATATCAACCGCGAAGTGGTACCGGAAGATGCCGAGCGCTACCAGACGATTTATGCGAAGGAAGAAGGAGCGGTAGCCGCGCCGACCGCAGGGTTGCACTTTTCGAAGCACCTGCTGAAACGGATGGAAATCAAAGGCGTGAATTTTGCTGAGATTACGCTGCACGTCGGACTAGGAACCTTCAATCCGGTTGAGGTCGAAGATCTTTCCAAGCACAAGATGGATTCGGAAGAACTTCGCATTACCCAGGAAGCATGTGATATCGTCAACAAAGCCAAAGACGAAAAGAAAAAGGTATGCGCGGTAGGCACCACCACAATGCGCGCCATCGAAAGCTCGGTGTCCTCGTCCCGCAACCTGAATCCGTATGAAGGCTGGACGAACAAGTTCATTTTCCCGCCCTACGATTTCAGTATCGCCGACTGTATGATCACCAATTTCCATACACCAAAGTCGACATTGCTAATGATGATCTCTGCGTTCATGGGCCACGATCTCATGAAGAAAGCATACGAAGAGGCCATTAAAGAAGGCTACCGATTCTACTCGTATGGCGACGCGATGCTCATTCTGTAA